GCGTGCGGCCCGGCCCTTCGAGTTGCTGGAGACGCTGCGGCTGCACGAGGGCCAGTGGCTGCGGGTCGGGCGCCACCTGCAGCGCCTCGAACGCGCCGCCGGCCATTTCGGGCACGCCTTCGAACGCGAGTCCGTCGAGCGGGCCCTGCGCGCCCTGGCTGCCACCCATGTGCGGGGCGACTGGCGCGTGCGGCTGCTGCTGCCGCCCGACGGCCGGGTGCGGCTGGAGGCCTTCGCGCTGGCGCCGACGCCGGCCGGCCAGAAGGTGCGTCTGGCCACCCGCGCCATCGATGCCGGCAGCGAATTCGTGCGCTTCAAGACCACTCGTCGCGATGCCTACGATGCTTTCGCGCCGGCCGAACCCGGCGTGTTCGACACCCTGCTGTGGAATGAGCAAGGCCAGCTCACCGAGTTCACCCGCGGCAACCTGGCGGTGCGCCTGGAGGGCCGCTGGCTGACGCCGGCGCTCGGCTGCGGGCTGCTCGACGGCGTGCTGCGCGCCGAGCTGCTCGAGCAGGGGCAGCTGGCCGAGGCCATCCTCGACATCGGCTGCCTCGAGCGTGCCGACGGCCTCGCCTTCTTCAACAGCCTCCGGGGGTGGGTGGAGGTGACACTGGAGCGCCCATGATGAAAAAACCCGCCAGGGCCGACAGCCGGGCGGGTTTTGGAAGTCGCGGCCCGGGAGCGGGCGGGAGCGTCACTTGACGGACAACACCCACTGCACCAGTTGCTTGGCTTCGGCTTCGCTGACTTGCGCGTTGGCCGGCATCGGCACCGGGCCCCACACGCCGGCGCCACCCTTGATGACCTTCTGAGCCAGCTTGTCGGCCGCGTCCTTCTGGCCGGCGTACTTGGCCGCCACGTCCTTGAAGGACGGGCCCACCAGCTTCTTGTCGGTGGCGTGGCAGGCCATGCAGTTCTTCTGCTGGGCCAATTGCTGGCTGGCGAACGCGGGAGAGGCGGCGCAGGTCGCGCTCAGTGCGGCAACGAGAGCGAGGGCGTGTTTCATTGCTTCCTTTCGGTTCACGTGGGGTTTGGGATACATTTTGTTCAACGTATTCTATTCGGCGGGCTGAAACCTTTCCTTGAGGGAAAACAGTTCGCACCGTGGAGAAAAAGTCATGTGGTTTGTCGGCTTGGGCCTGCTCTTCATCCTGATGAAGTGGGCCGAGTTCGGGCCGGTCGCGGCCTGGGAGTGGTGGTGGGTGCTGTCGCCCTTCCTGGCTGCCATCTTCTGGTGGATGTGGGCGGACGGCACCGGCTACACCAAGCGACGTGAGGTCGAGAAGATGGAGGCCCGCAAGGAGGAGCGCCGCAAGAAGAACCTGGCTGCGCTCGGCATGGAGCCGCGCAAGCGTCGCTGACATGCGGCGTGCGCCGGAGTGTGGCCGGCCGGTGCCGTGCTGTGGCGCGGGGCCGCCCGATCCAGGCGCTGGTTCCGGGCCGCGGGAGCGTGCGCAGCGGTGAGCATGGCGGCTGCTTTGCCGCCGGTCCTGCCTCTCATTGTCCCAGGCATGTCGGGTTTTCGTGTTCTCGTGATCGGCGGCTACGGCTTTTTCGGGCGCCGGCTGGTGGAGCGGCTGGGCCGTGATCCACGCTACGAAGTGGTGCTGGGTGGCCGTTCGCTGGAGCAGGCACGGTCCGCCGTCGCGGCCTTGCAGCCGGCCGCACGCGCCCGGCTGGAGGCCACCAGGCTGGACGCCACGGCACCCGCATCGCTCGCGCAGGCGCTGCAGCAGTGGCAGCCGCAGCTGGTGGTGCACACCTCGGGGCCCTTCCAGGGCCAGGACTATCGGGTGGCGCAGGCCTGCATTGACGCTCGCACGCACTATGTCGACCTTGCCGACGGCCGCGAGTTCGTCTGCGGCATTGGCGGGCTGGATGCCGCCGCATGTCGCCGTGGTGTGCTGGTGGCCAGCGGCGCCAGTTCGGTGCCGGCCCTCTCTGCCGCAGCGGCCGACCACCTGGCCGCCGGCTGGCAGCGGGTCGACCGCATCGACATCGGCATCAGTCCCGGCAACCGGACCGACCGCGGCCTGGCCACCGTGACCGCCATCCTGAGCTATTGCGGGCAGCCACTGCCCGGCCGCAGCGGGGCTGTCGGCTGGTCCGGCAGCTGGCGGCACCGCTATGCAGCGCCGGTCGGCGAGCGGCTGCTGTCGCCTTGCGATGTGCCCGACCTCGCGCTGCTGCCGGCACGCTATCCCGGGCAGCCGGCGGTGCGTTTCGGCGCCGGGCTGGAGCTGCGCTGGATGCACCGCGGCATGAACCTCATGGCGGCCCTCGCCCGGCGTGGCTGGGTGCGCGACTGGTCGGCGCATGCCCGGCTGCTGAAGGCGGTGGCCGACCGCGTGCGCCGCTTCGGTTCGGATGCGGGAGCCATGCATGTGGAGGTGCAGGGCCTGGACGCCGCAGGGCGCCCGGCTCGCCGGCAATGGGAATTGCTGGCCACCGCGGGCGACGGACCCTCGGTGCCGACACTCGCGGCGGCGGCGCTGGCCCGCCGGCTGGCCGGCGGTGACCTGGTCCACCGAGGTGCGCTGCCCTGTCTGGGCCTGCTCACGCTGGACGATGTCGCCGCGCAGGCGCAGGGACTGCAGATTGTGATGAAGGAGATCGAGCCATGAGGCCCGCAAGGCAGCACGGTGCTTCGGAAACGCCGGCAGGCGCCACGCGGCAAGCAGTGGCGGCGCCAGTGCCGTCCATGTACGAGTCGGTGATGGGGGAGGCGTATGGTCGGCTGGCGCCTGCCGTGCAAGACTTTCATCGGCTGGCCGGCCGCCTGGCGCTGCGCGGCGAGGTCGTCGTGCAGGCACCGGCCGGCTGGCTTGCCCGCCTGCTGGCCTGGGCGCTGCGGGCGCCGTTGCGGGCCAGTGCCGGGCCGATCCGCTTCGCGCTGGACGCGCGGCCGGCGCTGGAGGTGTGGACCCGCCACTTTCCACTCAGCACCATGTCCTCCTGCCTGCAGTTGCGCGGCCGCCGGCTGGTGGAGCGCCTCGGCGCCGCCGAGCTGGTGTTCGAGCTGCGCGAGCGCGAGGGCCGTCTTGAAATGGTCTTGCAAGGCCTGCGCTTCCTCGGCATTCCCTGCCCACGCTGGCTGATGCCCGAGGTGCGCGCGGTGGAGAGCGGCGCGGGGCGGCGGCTGCACTTCGATGTCGGCGCCTGGGTGCCAGGATGCGGGCAGGTCGCGCGCTACCAGGGCCACCTCGACCTGGACAGCTGCGAATGGGAGCGGCAGGGATGATCGTGGTGTTCGACGCGCAGTGCCTGTTGTGCAGCCGCTGGGTGCAGTTCCTTCTGCAACACGACCGGCAGGGCCGGATCCGCTTCGCGTCGATGCAGGGAGCCACCGGCCGCGCGCTGCTGCAGGCCGCCGGCCTGCCACTGCAGGGCCTGGAAACGCTGCTGGTGCTGGACGGCGGCCGTTCCTGGCAGCACACCGCCGCCATCCTGCGAGTGCTGCACACACTTGGTGGTGCGTGGCGCCTGGCCTGGCTGGCCTGGCTGGTGCCGGCCCCGTTGCGCGACCGGCTCTACCGCTGGGTGGCTCGCCATCGCTATCGCCTGTTCGGCCGCAGCGAGGCCTGCCTGATGCCGACGCCGGAGCAGGCGGCCCGCTTCCTCGACTGAGGGGCAGCGCCCGGAGCGCGGCCGGCGCCCCGGGGCCGCCGGGTTCACTCGAACTTGTCGAGCACCGCGCCCGAGCTGGCGCTCGACGCATTGCGCGCGAACTTCGCCAGCACGCCGCGGGTGTAGCGCGGCAGCGGCGCCTTCCAGGCGGCGCGGCGACGTGCCAGTTCCTCGTCGGACACGTTGAGCTGCAGCAGCAGCTGGTGCGCGTCGATGGTGATGGAGTCCCCCTCCTGCACCAGGGCGATGGTGCCGCCCGCCGCCGCTTCCGGCGCCACATGCCCCACCACCATGCCCCAGGTGCCGCCGGAGAAGCGACCATCGGTGATCAGGCCGACCGACTCGCCCAGCCCCTGGCCGATCAGCGCGCCGGTGGGCGCCAGCATCTCCGGCATGCCGGGGCCACCCTTGGGGCCCAGGTAGCGCAGCACCATCACGTCGCCGGCCTGGATCTGCTTGGCCATGATGGCGGCCAGGGCCGACTGCTCATCGTCGAAGACCCGTGCCGGGCCGGTGATCACCGGGTTCTTCAAGCCGGTGATCTTGGCCACCGCGCCCTCGGTGGCGAGGTTGCCGCGCAGGATGGCCAGGTGGCCTTCGGGATAGAGCGCCTGCGAGATGGGCCGAATGACATCCTGGTCCGCGCGCGGCTCGTCCGGCACGTCGGCCAGGTTCTCCGCCACCGTCTTGCCGGTGATGGTGATGCAGTCGCCATGCAGGAGCCCGGCCTTCAGCAGCACCTTCATCACCTGGGGAATGCCACCGGCCCGGTGCAGGTCGACCGCCAGGTACTTGCCGGACGGCTTCAGGTCGCACAGCACCGGCACCTTCTTGCGCATGCGCTCGAAGTCGTCGATGGTCCACTCCACCTCCGCGGCATGTGCGATGGCCAGGAAGTGCAGCACTGCGTTGGTGGAGCCGCCCGTGGCCAGGATCACCGCCACCGCGTTCTCGATGGCCTTGCGGGTGACGATGTCGCGCGGCTTGAGGTCCTGCCGCACGGCCTCCACCAGCACGCGGGCCGATTCCTTCGCCGAGTTGGCCTTTTCCTCGTGCGGGTTGGCCATGGTGGAGGAGTAGGGCAGGCTCATGCCCAGCGCCTCGAAGGCCGAGCTCATCGTGTTGGCGGTGTACATGCCGCCGCAGGAGCCGCTGCCGGGGATGGCGCGGCGCTCGATCTCGCAGAAGTCTTCCTCGCTCATCTTGCCGGCCGAGAACTGGCCGACCGCCTCGAAGACGCTGACGATGTTCAGGTCCTGGCCCTTGTAGTGGCCCGGCAGGATGGTGCCACCGTAGACGTAGATGGCCGGCACGTTGGCGCGCAGGATGCCCATCAGCCCGCCCGGCATGTTCTTGTCGCAGCCGCCGACCACCAGCACGCCGTCCATCCACTGGCCCTGCACGCAGGTCTCGATGCAGTCGGAGATCACCTCGCGCGAGACCAGCGAGTACTTCATGCCTTCCGTGCCCATCGCCATGCCGTCGCTGATGGTCGGCGTGCCGAAGATCTGCGCGTTGCCGCCGGCCTCCTCGATGCCGGCCACCGCCGCGTCGGCCAGCCGCTGCAGGCCCGAGTTGCAGGGCGTGATGGTCGAGTGGCCGTTGGCCACGCCGATCATCGGCTTGCGAAAGTCCTCGGCCTGGTAGCCGAGCGCGTAGTACATCGAGCGGTTGGGCGCGCGCGCCACGCCCTCGGTGATGTTCTTGGAGCGGCGGTTGATGCTCATGGCGTCCTCTTCGGGGATTCGTGGGGGTCTGGAGCCCCACAGTATGCGGCGACGGTTCTCTCTGCTCCAATATATCTTTCAGCTGTGATTGATTCATCGGATATATGAAAGGGCGCCCGTGGAACTGAGGCAGCTCAGGCAATTCGTTGCGGTGGCCGAGGAACTGCACTTCGGCCGCGCCGCTGCCCGCCTTCACATGACGCAGCCGCCCCTGACCATGGCCATCCGCCAGCTCGAGGCCTTGCTGGGCGTGGAGCTGTTCCGGCGCACCCGCCGCTCGGTCGCACTGAGTGCGGCCGGGGCGGTGCTGCTGCCCGAGGCGCGGCGACTGCTGGCTGACGCCGATCGGCTGGGGCCGCTGGCGCGTGCCGCCGCGCAGGGCGGGCTGGGCCGGCTGCGGCTGGCCTTTGTGTCCACCATCGGCTACGGCCCGCTGCCGCACTGGCTCAAAAGCTTCCGGGAGGCCTGGCCCGGCGTCGAGCTCGCCCTTCAGGAGGCGACGCTGGATGTGCAGCTGGCCGCCTTCGCGGCCGGCGAGATCGACGCCGGCTTCGTGCTGCATGCGCCGGGGGCCAGCGGCGTGGCCGGCTTCGAGTCGCAGGTGGTGTTGCGCGAGCCGCTCGTGCTGGCCCTGCCAAGCGACCATGTGCTGGCCGAAGGCGAGGCACCGGCGCTGTCTGCGGTGCTGGCGGAACCGCTGGTGATCTTCCCGCGCGGCATCGCGCCCTCCCTTTATGATGCGGTGCTTTCGCTGTACAGCGCCCATCAATGGGCGCCGCACATCGGCCAGGAAGCGAACCAGATGCAAACCATCGTCAACCTCGTGTCGGCCGGCATGGGGGTGGCGTGGGTGCCGGCCTCGGTGACCCGGTTGCAGCGCCCCGGAGTGGTCTATCGTCCGCTGCCGACGAGCGGCCTGGCCTGTGAAACCAGCCTGCTCTGGGCGCCGCAGCACCATCCGGTGGTGGATCGCTTCGTCGACCATGTGCAGGCGCAGATCGTCGCGCCATGAGCCCAACCACAAGGACCCGCTGATGCTGGTGCATCCCCAGTTCGACCCCATCGCCGTCAAGCTCGGCCCGCTCGCCATCCACTGGTACGGCCTGACCTACCTCGTTGCCTTCGGGCTCTTCCTGTGGCTCGGTTCGCTGCGTGTCAAGCAGCCGCAATGGGCGCAGGCCGGCTGGAGCCGCCGCGACATCGAAGACCTGCTGTTCTACGGTGTGCTCGGCGTCGTGCTGGGCGGGCGGCTGGGTTACGTGCTCTTCTACAAGCCGGTGTTCTACCTGACGCAGCCACTGGAAATCTTCAAGGTGTGGGAGGGCGGCATGGCCTTCCACGGCGGCCTGCTGGGCGTGCTGGTGGCGATGGCGGTGTTCGCCCGCACGCGCCAGCGCCGCTTCTTCGAAGTGACCGACCTGATCGCGCCTTGCGTGCCGACCGGCCTCGCCTCGGGTCGCATCGGCAACTTCATCAACGGGGAGCTGTGGGGCCGGCCGGCCGACCCGGACCTGCCGTGGGCCATGGTCTTCCCCCAGTCGGGCACCAACGATCCCCGCCATCCCTCGCCGCTGTACCAATTCGGCATGGAAGGCCTGTTGCTTTTTGTCCTGTTGTGGCTCTATGCCCGCAAGCCGCGCGCTACTGGCCAGGTCTCCGGCGCCTTCCTGTTTGGCTACGGCACCTTCCGCTTCATCGCCGAGTACTTCCGCGAGCCCGACCGTTTCCTCAACCTGCTTGCACTGGGATTGAGCATGGGCCAATGGCTGAGCGTGCCGATGATGCTTGCTGGTGCACTGATCTGGTGGTGGGCCGGCCGCCGGGCGCGCTGACGCCCCAAAAAAAACGGTCTTTGCCACGCGAAGGTGCGAAGACCGAGAAGGGCCGGAGCCCTGAGGAGATAAGGAGCAATCGCCCAACGCAGAGGGCCAGCATTCAAAGCAAGACCCGGGCCATCTGATTCGGGCGATGTTGCTCCGTGCCGGGAGCCAGCGTTCCCGTCGGTCCGGTACCGCTAGCGCGGATGCGAGAGCAAGATCAGCTCGGCATCCTGTCGATTGCCGGTGTACAGCTGCGCAACAGGAACGGTCCGGCGAGAGGTGCCAGCATTCTCCTCAGGAGTGTCGGCGCGCGCCGCCCGCAGTCGCTGCAAGCGGCTCGCGCGCATCACTTGTCGGTCTTGTGAATCGTGCCGAGCGTCAGGGTCTTGACATGGTACTTACCTTGGTAGTCCGGCAGTGCGAAGAGGTTGTTGCGCGCCATCACGATACCCATCGCGGGTTCCTGTTGCAGGAAGATGATGTCACCCGCGTTTGCGGTGACTTCCGCCTCGGCCCAGTTCTCCGCCTTCGAGTAGATGCGGTGCGTGCCCGGCTTCAGATTGAAGTAGATGAACTGGGAGCCACGGGTGTATCCCATCTCCGAGTCGGTCTCCTGATCGTCCACGAAGACGTTGAAGCGGATCAGCGTGCCGAGGCCCGAAGGGCGCACGACGTAGACGATCGCCTGGCCTTCCTGCGGCAGCTTGGGCAGCTGGTACGAAGCGACTTCCGCCTTCATCACCTCGGGTGCCGGCAGAGTGGCACACCCGGACAGAACAGCGATGGTGACTGCGGCAAGCGCCGCTTTGATGGCTCCAACTCTCATTTCGATACTCCGACTCTCGTTGACGGCCCGGCGGGCTGTCGCTACAAGGAGGTGGAGTTTTTCATTGGTAAGTATTTGTATCAATCCCTCGCCTTGGTGTGAAAGGGAGGCGACAAGACGCGGTGATGGAGGCTGCAACGCGACATGCCTCACGGGCGTTCGCGTGGATCTGTGCTAAGCGATCCAGTGTCGCTTCATGCCGGCTGGGCTGAGAGTGCCATCCGCACCGAGACCGGTATGGCGTGGTAGCCAGCGGCCCACGCCGGCGAAGGGCGAGATCGATGCTGCGACGCTGGCTCAGCTGCGGCGCGGCATTTGGCACTTGAACGTTCGCTTGAGCCAGTCCAGCGAACGGCTGGCCAGGGTGAGAAGCAGGGGGGCCATCACGCGTTCCCGCTCCATCAGCACGCCGCGGTTGCCCAACTGCAACAGGAAGGCCTTCACCGAGTCCTTGCCCAGCCCGCTGGCGCGCACCAGCTGCGCCAGCGGCACGAAGCCGTGCGACATCTGGTGCAGCATGCGCTGGTAAGCCGTGCGCTGGTAAGCGCTCGGCAACTCGGGCCAGCCGGACAGTTTGTATTCCTTCATGGTCCCTGGGCTCTCTGGTCGGGAAGGCACTGTGCACAGTGCGACGGGGGGCGAGACTAACTTGCCGGTCCGGCACCCTAAGTGACATTCCTCACATCAGACGCGGATCGCGCGTGTCCAGGCGTGACAAAAGGCTGCGAAAGGATGGTCGAGGAGCGCCGGCGAATGACTTTGTCGCTGCCGCTACACTTTGTCCCATGTTGGTGATCGGGATTGAATCGTCTTGCGACGAAACCGGCGTAGCGCTGGTACAGAACGTCGGCTCTGCCGTGCCTCGCCTGCTGTCGCATGCCCTGCACAGCCAGATCGAGATGCACCAGGCCTATGGAGGGGTGGTGCCCGAGCTCGCCTCACGCGACCACATCCGGCGGGTGCTGCCGCTGGCGCGGCAGGTCTTGCAGGACAGCGGGCGCAGCCTGGCGGAGGTCGACGTGGTGGCCTACACGCGTGGCCCGGGCCTGGCGGGCGCGCTGCTTGTCGGCGCGGGGGCAGCCTGTGCGCTGGGTGCCGCCCTGGGCAAGCCGGTGCTGGGAGTGCACCATTTGGAAGGGCATCTGTTGTCGCCCTTCCTGTCGACGGATCCGCCGGAGTTTCCCTTCGTGGCCCTGCTCGTCTCTGGAGGGCACACGCAGCTGATGCGGGTGGATGGCGTGGGGCAATACGAACTGCTCGGCGAGACGATCGACGATGCCGCCGGCGAGGCCTTCGACAAATCGGCCAAGCTGTTGGGCCTCGGCTATCCGGGCGGCCCTCAGCTGGCGCGCCTGGCCGAGTTCGGGGACCCGGCCGCCTTCGAGCTGCCGCGGCCCCTGCTGCACAGTGGCAACCTCGATTTTTCCTTCGCGGGCCTGAAGACGGCCGTCTGGACCCAGGTGCGCAAGCTCGGCAGCAACGTGTGTGAGCAGGACCGGGCTCATCTGGCTGCCTCGACCCAGGCCGCCATCGTCGAGGTGTTGCTGAAGAAGTCGCTCAAGGCGCTCAAGCAGACCGGACTCAAGCGTCTGGTGGTGGCGGGTGGTGTCGGCGCCAACCGGTCCCTGCGCAGCCAGCTCGACGAGGCCTGCCGTCGTCGTGGCGTGCGGGTGCACTATCCGGAGCTGGCCCTGTGCACCGACAACGGCGCGATGATCGCGCTGGCCGGCGCCATGCGGCTGCAGGCCGGCCGCGCCCAGGCCCGCTGCGACTACGCCTTCGACGTCAAGCCCCGCTGGGACCTCGCCTCGGTCTGACTGCGGCGTGCATCGGGACAAGGGGTGCTTTCAGGGGCGCCTCTCGCCACGCCGCCCGGCGGCTCCGGGTTCGACGCGGCCGCACCAGGGCCGCAACGCCATCAGCCTGGCGTCCCGATGCGGCTCAGTTCACGCGGGCTCAGTTCACCCGGATCTGCACGCGCTGGGCGGCGGCCTGCTTCGGCAGCGTCAACCTCAGCACGCCGTTGTCGAAGCGGGCCTGGGCCCCGGCCTGGTCCACCGCCGCCGGCAGGGTGAAGCTGCGCGCATAGCGGGCGGGTGCGCGCTCGCGGTAGAGCATGCGCGGTGCCTCGGCGTCCGGCGCAGCGGAGGCCGCCTTGGCCTCCGCCAGCAGCTGTACGCGGCGGCCTTCCACCGACAGCTGGATGTCTTCGCGCGTCACGCCAGGCAGGTCGGCGGTGACGAGATAGGCGGTGGCGGTCTCCACGATGTCGAGCGCCGGCGCGCGACTCGCTTCGGCGCGGTGCTCTTCGGTCGCCTGGCCGCGGGCTTGCAAGCCGTCGTGCAGCAGGCGGTCGACGGCACGCAGCACATCGGGGCGCAGGGCGGTGCTGCGGGCGGTACGGGCAATGGGCATCACGAACATCGGAACTCCTACAATCGTTGCGGTCGCTGCGCAGTCTGCAGCCCCATGCCGCAGGAATTGAGTGCGGCTTTTTTCTTTTCAAGATGCGCACTTCCTTCCATCCTGCTGTCCTCTCCACACGCGGCGTGCAAAGTGCACGCCGCATGGTCGCTGTGCTCGCTGCGGCCCTGCTCGGCACGGCGGCCTGCGCCCAGGCGCCGGCGCCGACCATCAAGCTGGCCCTGGTCGAAGGCCTGTCCGGCAGCTTCGCGAACGCCGGCGAGGCGGTGCACCGCAACATCGCCTGGGCGGTGGAGCGGGTCAACGCCCGCGGCGGCGTGAAGCTGCCCGGCGGCGCCCGCAAGCTGGAGCTGCTGCGGCTCGACAGCAAGGGCAACACCGAGGAAGCCTTGTCGATGTTCCGCGCGGCGGTGGACCAGGGCGCCGGCTTTGTCCTGCAGGGCAACAGCTCGGCCACTGCCGCGGCACTGCTCGACGCGGTCAACAAGCACAACCAGCGCGAGCCACAGCGCCAGGCGCTGTTCCTGAACTACTCCGCGGTGGACCCGGCGTTGACCAACGAGAAATGCAGCTTCTGGCATTTCCGCTTCGACGCCCATGCCGACATGCGACTGGCAGCGCTGATGGATGTGCTGGCGGCCGACCGTGGCGTGCATCGCGTCTACCTGATCGGCCAGGACTACAGCTTCGGCCAGCATGTGGTGCGCAAGAGCCGCGAGATGCTGGCGGCCCGCCGCCCCGACATCGAGGTGGTGGGGCAGGAGCTGCACCCGCTGGGCCGCATCAAGGACTTCCTGCCCTATGCCGCCAAGATGAAGGCGGCCGGCGCGCAAGCCGTGGTCACCGGCAACTGGGGCAACGACCTGACGCTGCTGATCCGCGCGGCGCGCGAGGCGGGCCTCGATGCGAAGTTCTATACCTTCTACGGCAATGCCCTCGGTGCGCCGGCGGCCATCGGCGATGCCGGGGTCGGCAAGGTCCTGGCGGTGGCCGAGTGGCATCCCAATGTCGGCACGCCCAGCTCCGACGCCTTCTATGCCAGCTTCCGCCAGCGTTTCCCGCAACCGGCCGACGACTATGTGCACGCGCGCATGCAGGCCATGGTGGAGCTGCTGGTGCAGTCCATGCAGAAGGCCGGCAGTGCCGAGCCGGCCAAGGTGGCCCGCGCGATGGAGGGGGCCGCCTACGACGGTCGCAGCCTGGGCGGCTTCCATGCCGGGCGCATGCGGGCGGCCGACCATCAGTTCATCCAGCCGCTCTACGTCAGCCAGATGCAGCGCGCCGGCGGCGACGGCGCGCGCTTCGACAACGAAGGCTCCGGCTACGGCTTCAAGACCATGCGCTATCTCACGCCGGAGGCCACCGAGCAGCCCACCAGCTGCCGCATGACGCGGCCGTGACGCAGCGGGCTGCGCCGCCGGTGCCACGCTGGTGGGCAAGCGGTCCACGGCTTGCCGTATAATCCCGGCTTCCTGCCCGAAGGCTGCCCGTTCAGGGGAGTGCCTGCCTGGTGCCTCAAGGCCCGGGCCGGCCAGGCAGGAAACGCACGGCGCGAGTTGGTTTCACCCGCGACCGCAAGTGAAAACGAAACCGCAGGCTCTGTTCCGGGCAGCGGTTTCCATTCAAGGAATCGAGTAAAAATGTCCGTTGCAGAAATGAACAAGGCCGACATCATCAAGGCCAACGCCCGTGGCGCTGCCGACACCGGCTCTCCCGAAGTGCAGGTCGCTCTGCTGACCGCCCGCATCAACGAGCTGACCCCCCACTTCAAGCTGCATGCCAAGGATCACCATGGCCGCCGCGGCCTGCTGAAGATGGTGAACCGTCGCAAGCGCCTGCTGGCTTACCTGAAGGGTAAGGACGCCGACCGCTACACCGCGCTGATCCAGAAGCTGGGCCTGCGCAAGTAAGCTGCCGACAATGAAAGAGAGCCTGTCTGGGATTGCCAGTACAGGCTCTTTGTTTTTGGAGCCGTGCCGACGTAAAGCGTTGCTGTGTCATTCCAGGGGGGTTGCCGCACCGGCAGTCCCGCTGGAATGGCATCCGCGCTACGGCGGGCGACTCCAGGCCAAATGCGCTGCCACAACGCGCAAGTATCACTGGAGACACTCATGAGCAGTCTGTTCAACAAAGTCACGAAGACCTTCCAATGGGGCCAGAACACGGTCCGCATGGAAACCGGCGAAATCGCTCGCCAGGCCACCGGCGCAGTGCTGGTGGACATCGACGACACCGTGGTGCTGGCCACCGTCGTCGCCGCCAAGAACCCGAAGCCGGGCCAGGACTTCTTCCCGCTGACGGTCGACTACATCGAGAAGACCTATGCCGCCGGCAAGATCCCGGGCAGCTTCTTCAAGCGTGAAGGCCGCCCCAGCGAGCTGGAAACCCTGACCTCGCGCCTGATCGACCGTCCGATCCGCCCGCTGTTTCCCGAAGGCTTCTTCAACGAAGTGCAGCTCGTCATCCACGTGCTGTCGCTGAACCCCGAGGTCGATGCCGACATCGCCGCCATGATCGCCAGCAGCGCTGCGCTGTCGATCTCCGGCATCCCGTTCAATGGCCCCATCGGCGCCGCGCGAGTGGGCTACATCAACGGCGAGTACGTGCTCAACCCGAGCAAGACGCAGCAGACCACCTCGCGCATGGACCTGGTGGTGGCCGGCACCGAAGCCGCCGTGCTGATGGTCGAGTCCGAAGCCGACCAGCTGCCGGAGGACGTCATGCTGGGCGCCGTGGTGTTCGGCCACGAGCAGGGCAAGATCGCCATCAACGCCATCCATGAGCTGGTGCGCGAAGCCGGCAAGCCCGAGTGGGACTGGCAGCCCCCGGCGAAGGACGAAGCCTTCATCGCCAAGGTGAATGGCCTGGCCGAAGAGAAGCTGCGCGCCGCCTACCAAATCCGCTCCAAGCAGGCCCGCACCCAGGCCACCCGCGACGCCTATGCCGCGGTGAAGGAAGCGCTGAAGGCCGAAGGCGCCGAGTTCGACGAAGTGAAGGTCGAGGGCCTGCTGTTCGAGATCGAGGCCCGCATCGTGCGCAGCCAGATCCTGGCGGGCGAGCCGCGCATCGACGGCCGTGACACCCGCACCGTGCGCCCGATCGAGATCCGCACCGGCGTGCTGCCTCGCACCCATGGCTCGGCCCTGTTCACCCGCGGTGAAACGCAGGCGGTGGTGGTGGCCACGCTCGGTACCGAGCGCGACGCCCAGATCATCGATGCGCTGAGCGGCGAGTTCACCGACCGCTTCATGCTGCACTACAACATGCCTCCGT
This genomic stretch from Eleftheria terrae harbors:
- the lgt gene encoding prolipoprotein diacylglyceryl transferase translates to MLVHPQFDPIAVKLGPLAIHWYGLTYLVAFGLFLWLGSLRVKQPQWAQAGWSRRDIEDLLFYGVLGVVLGGRLGYVLFYKPVFYLTQPLEIFKVWEGGMAFHGGLLGVLVAMAVFARTRQRRFFEVTDLIAPCVPTGLASGRIGNFINGELWGRPADPDLPWAMVFPQSGTNDPRHPSPLYQFGMEGLLLFVLLWLYARKPRATGQVSGAFLFGYGTFRFIAEYFREPDRFLNLLALGLSMGQWLSVPMMLAGALIWWWAGRRAR
- a CDS encoding DUF2846 domain-containing protein yields the protein MRVGAIKAALAAVTIAVLSGCATLPAPEVMKAEVASYQLPKLPQEGQAIVYVVRPSGLGTLIRFNVFVDDQETDSEMGYTRGSQFIYFNLKPGTHRIYSKAENWAEAEVTANAGDIIFLQQEPAMGIVMARNNLFALPDYQGKYHVKTLTLGTIHKTDK
- the tsaD gene encoding tRNA (adenosine(37)-N6)-threonylcarbamoyltransferase complex transferase subunit TsaD is translated as MLVIGIESSCDETGVALVQNVGSAVPRLLSHALHSQIEMHQAYGGVVPELASRDHIRRVLPLARQVLQDSGRSLAEVDVVAYTRGPGLAGALLVGAGAACALGAALGKPVLGVHHLEGHLLSPFLSTDPPEFPFVALLVSGGHTQLMRVDGVGQYELLGETIDDAAGEAFDKSAKLLGLGYPGGPQLARLAEFGDPAAFELPRPLLHSGNLDFSFAGLKTAVWTQVRKLGSNVCEQDRAHLAASTQAAIVEVLLKKSLKALKQTGLKRLVVAGGVGANRSLRSQLDEACRRRGVRVHYPELALCTDNGAMIALAGAMRLQAGRAQARCDYAFDVKPRWDLASV
- a CDS encoding Hsp20/alpha crystallin family protein, which codes for MFVMPIARTARSTALRPDVLRAVDRLLHDGLQARGQATEEHRAEASRAPALDIVETATAYLVTADLPGVTREDIQLSVEGRRVQLLAEAKAASAAPDAEAPRMLYRERAPARYARSFTLPAAVDQAGAQARFDNGVLRLTLPKQAAAQRVQIRVN
- a CDS encoding branched-chain amino acid ABC transporter substrate-binding protein, whose translation is MVAVLAAALLGTAACAQAPAPTIKLALVEGLSGSFANAGEAVHRNIAWAVERVNARGGVKLPGGARKLELLRLDSKGNTEEALSMFRAAVDQGAGFVLQGNSSATAAALLDAVNKHNQREPQRQALFLNYSAVDPALTNEKCSFWHFRFDAHADMRLAALMDVLAADRGVHRVYLIGQDYSFGQHVVRKSREMLAARRPDIEVVGQELHPLGRIKDFLPYAAKMKAAGAQAVVTGNWGNDLTLLIRAAREAGLDAKFYTFYGNALGAPAAIGDAGVGKVLAVAEWHPNVGTPSSDAFYASFRQRFPQPADDYVHARMQAMVELLVQSMQKAGSAEPAKVARAMEGAAYDGRSLGGFHAGRMRAADHQFIQPLYVSQMQRAGGDGARFDNEGSGYGFKTMRYLTPEATEQPTSCRMTRP
- the rpsO gene encoding 30S ribosomal protein S15, yielding MSVAEMNKADIIKANARGAADTGSPEVQVALLTARINELTPHFKLHAKDHHGRRGLLKMVNRRKRLLAYLKGKDADRYTALIQKLGLRK